Part of the Labrys wisconsinensis genome, AGCACCAATGTGCGCCTGTTCGAAGGGCGGCGCGCCATCGGCACGCGTGTTTCGGAGGCGGTCCGGAGCGCCGTGCTGGATCAGGGCCGGACCTGGCTCGACAGCGCCTTCGTCGTCAACGACTGGTACGTCTCGGCCTATCAGCCGATCCTCGACAGCTATGGCCGCCGCGTCGGCATGCTCTATGCGGGATTTCTGAAAAGGCCGTTCACGCAGGCCAAGCGGGAGACCCTGCTGTCGATCGCGGCCGCATTCCTGCTGGCCGTCGCCGCGACCGTTCCCTTGCTCCTGACCTGGGCGCGCGGCATCTTCAGGCCGCTGGAGCGCATGACCGGCACGATCGCCCGCGTCGAGGGCGGCGACCTCTCCGCCCGGACCGGCCCCGTCGGCAACAGGGACGAGGTCGGCCAGGTCGCCCTCCATCTCGATCGCCTCCTCGATCTCGTCCAGGAACGCGATGTCCAGCTGAGCCGCTGGAACGAGGAGCTCAACCGGCGCGTCGAGGAGCGCGCGCTCAAGCTGCAGCGGGCGACGCTGCAGCTTGAGACGGCGACCAGGCAGCTCGTCATGTCCGAGAAGCTCGCGGCGATCGGGGAGATCACCGCGGGCATCGCCCACGAGATCAACAATCCGATTGCGGTCATGCAGGGCAATCTCGAGGTGATCCGCGATCTGATGGGGAAGAATGCCGAGAAGGCGGGAACGGAGTTCCGGCTCATCGACGAGCAGATGCACCGCATCACCGAGATCGTGACCAAGCTGCTGCAATTCGCCAAGCCGCAGGAATATGCCGGCTATTCCGAGCACTATGCCGTTGCCGGCATCATCTCCGACACTTTGCCGCTCGTGCAGCATCTGCTCCGCAAGACGGCGATCGCGGTGGAGCGGGAGGATCGCGCGCTGCGGCCGATCATGATGAACCGTACCGAGCTGCAGCAGGTCCTGGTCAATCTGATCGTCAACGCCATCCATGCGATGTCGCAGGGCGGGCGGCTCGCCCTGCGGACCTTCGACAGCGACATGGACGGACGCCCGGGGGTCGCCATCGCGGTCGCGGACACCGGCACGGGCATGACCCCGGATGTGATCGGGAAGATCTTCGATCCCTTCTTTACCACCAAGACACGGGAAGGCACCGGGCTCGGCCTGTCCATCAGCCAGATGCTGGTGACGCGCCAGGGCGGCAAGATCTCGGTCAGGAGCGAGCCGGGACGAGGCACGACGTTCACCATATGGATGCCCGAAGCCGATGAAGGCGCTTGAGCGATATCGGCGGGATCGACGGGGCATCGCGGCTGCGCGAGACTGGCCGGA contains:
- a CDS encoding sensor histidine kinase; the encoded protein is MSEAAASIASGRKSVRYRLLAIALVPMLVILPLLLGISIYRWNARFDAMAVSKVNDDLTIAHQSMARIRETLAAQLASLGDSARFHELLLKGSHADGALAAFLKETAEGRGFDFLYLLGEDGQVVVSGYPMASASVRRDWPIIAAALAGRSGTGIDVFAPEELAAFSSELARRARIELVPTPASAPTILTEEARGLVLQSASALTLPDGRRAALVGGMLLNRNLAFVDTINDLIYHDAGLPEGSRGTVTLFLGDVRISTNVRLFEGRRAIGTRVSEAVRSAVLDQGRTWLDSAFVVNDWYVSAYQPILDSYGRRVGMLYAGFLKRPFTQAKRETLLSIAAAFLLAVAATVPLLLTWARGIFRPLERMTGTIARVEGGDLSARTGPVGNRDEVGQVALHLDRLLDLVQERDVQLSRWNEELNRRVEERALKLQRATLQLETATRQLVMSEKLAAIGEITAGIAHEINNPIAVMQGNLEVIRDLMGKNAEKAGTEFRLIDEQMHRITEIVTKLLQFAKPQEYAGYSEHYAVAGIISDTLPLVQHLLRKTAIAVEREDRALRPIMMNRTELQQVLVNLIVNAIHAMSQGGRLALRTFDSDMDGRPGVAIAVADTGTGMTPDVIGKIFDPFFTTKTREGTGLGLSISQMLVTRQGGKISVRSEPGRGTTFTIWMPEADEGA